The following is a genomic window from Deinococcus sp. LM3.
GCCCGTAATCGCCGCTGGCCAGCGCGGCGCTGCCCGCCTGCAAGGTCCTGACCGAGTCGGTCACGCGGCGCGCGGCGATCCAGGCGGTGGCCGTCGCGACCAGCAGCGCCAGCGGCAGCGCGGTCAGCAGCGCCCGCGTCAGGGTCTCGCGCATGCCGTGGCTCAGGTCGTCACGCATGCCCGCGCCGGCCCCGCCCATCTGCCGGACCATCTCGTCCACGTGCCGCTGAATGAACGGGTGGGCCGCCAGTTCTGCCGTCAGGACCAGCACGGCCCCCATGGCGGTGATCACCGCGAGGTGACTGAGCAGCAGACGGGGAAACAGGCGCATGCCGCCACGCTACTCCAGCGGCCCGGCCCTGTCGAACGGGAGAGGGGCGAACAGGGGAGGGCTTGGCAGGTGGCGCGCAGCTTTACACAAGCTGAACACGCGCTCTCTAGGGTAGGAGCATGAACGTGACGCTCCGCACCTCCCTGATTCCGCTGACCCTCGTGGCCCTGTCGCTGTCCGGCCCCGCTTCCTCGCAGTCCATGCCGGGTCACGCGGGTCACACGATGCCCTCCCAGTCTGGCGCGGCCCAGTCCGGCGCGGCCCACGCGGGTCACGCCATGACCGGCCTGAGCGAACTGGGCGCCCTGCGGGGCCGCGCCTTCGACCGCGCGTACCTGAGCATGATGATCCCGCACCACCAGGCGGCCGTCGAGATGGCCCGCGCCGCGCTGCCTGTCAGCCGCGACGCGACCGTGAAAGCCTGGGCGAACGCCGTGATCCGCGACCAGCAGCGTGAGATCAACCAGATGAACACGCTCCTGAAGGGACTGGGCGGCACGGACACCGACATGGCCGCCACCATGAAACGCAGCATGGGCGGCATGGGTGATCTGGTCCGCAAGGCCCGGAACCCGGACGTGGCGTTCGTGCAGGGCATGCTGCCGCACCACGCGTCCGCCATCGACATGGCCAACCTCGCCCTGCAACGCGGACAGGACACCCGCATCCTGAGTCTCTCGAAGGCCATCATCACCGCGCAGGCCGCCGAGATGCTCGACTACCGCACCTGGCTCAGCAAACGGGGCCTGTAAGCCGGCGCCATGAACGCCCGCCCGCACGGTAGAGTCCAGGCGCGGCCCGCTCCACCCCGGCCCGGAGTGACTCCATGCCCACGGTCCTGATCGTCGACGACGACCCTGCCATCCTGGAAATCCTGCGCACCTACCTGAGTGCTGAGGGCCACACGGTCCTGGAGGCGCGGACCGGACCGGACGCCCGCGACCTGCTGGCCCGCGCGGACGTGGCGGTCATCGACTGGATGCTGCCCGGCCTGTCCGGTGTGCAGCTCGCCCGCGACGCCCGCCGCGCCGGTCTGACCGTGCCGCTGCTGATGCTCACGGGGCGCGGCGAGGAGGAAGACAAACTGCGCGGCCTGGACGGCGGCGTGGACGATTACGTGGTCAAGCCCTTCAGCCCGCGTGAGGTCACGGCCCGCGTCCGTGCGCTGCTGCGCCGGGCCGGGGTGCAGACCGCCTTCCGGGTCGGAGAGCTGCACGTGGACCTCCGGGCCCGCGAGGTGCGGCTGGCCGGCGCGCGGGTGGAACTGTCGAAACTGGAGTTCGACCTGCTGACCACCATGGCGCAGCACGCAGGCATGGCCTGGTCCCGCGAGCGCCTGCTGGAGCGCGTGTGGGGCAGCGACTTTCCCGGCACCGAGCGGGTCGTGGACGTGCACATCACCAGTCTGCGCCGCAAGTTGCGCGACACGCTGGACACGCCCCGCTTCATCGAGACGGTGCGGGGCGTCGGCTACCGCTTCCGCGAGGACGGAAACTGAGCCGGCGCATCCCACCTTCCGGCGCCGCTCCCGGGGCAGTGGATGTCCGCGATGACTCCGGTTGAATAGTTTGCAAACTTCGCTCAAGCCGAGTGGCCTCGTAGACCTGCGCCGCAGCGCGAGTGGGAGCAAAGCGGATGCCGGGCGTGGAGTGGGCAAGCCGGTGCCGTTCCAGGTTGTCGACGAAACAGACGGCAGTCCGTATTGGCCGGCTTCACCAGCCCTGGCCGCTGTCGCCAAGCCCGGCGTTGGTGACCAGAGCCGGTCTTCATGCGCTGCCCCGACCGGCAGACGCCCCGCGCCTGTGCCGGGCCATTGATACGGACTCCGATTGAATGGTTTGTAAAGCCGATGGGTCCGAGCGGATGCGACTCGTAGAGCAGCCCCGCAGAGTGGGAGTAGGGCGGGTTCCGGACGTGGAGCTGGCAACCCGGCGATGTTCCGATCTGTCAACGATACAGACGGCAGTCCGTATGAGGGCACGGTGCCAGGCTGGCAGGCAACCGCGACTCTGCACATGCGGGGCGCACGCCCCGGCGAGAACATGCCGGTTCACGATGACGATTTCAAGCGCCAGGCGCCTAGTGTGACGGGGTTCAACCAGTCGCCGGCC
Proteins encoded in this region:
- a CDS encoding response regulator transcription factor — its product is MPTVLIVDDDPAILEILRTYLSAEGHTVLEARTGPDARDLLARADVAVIDWMLPGLSGVQLARDARRAGLTVPLLMLTGRGEEEDKLRGLDGGVDDYVVKPFSPREVTARVRALLRRAGVQTAFRVGELHVDLRAREVRLAGARVELSKLEFDLLTTMAQHAGMAWSRERLLERVWGSDFPGTERVVDVHITSLRRKLRDTLDTPRFIETVRGVGYRFREDGN
- a CDS encoding DUF305 domain-containing protein, encoding MNVTLRTSLIPLTLVALSLSGPASSQSMPGHAGHTMPSQSGAAQSGAAHAGHAMTGLSELGALRGRAFDRAYLSMMIPHHQAAVEMARAALPVSRDATVKAWANAVIRDQQREINQMNTLLKGLGGTDTDMAATMKRSMGGMGDLVRKARNPDVAFVQGMLPHHASAIDMANLALQRGQDTRILSLSKAIITAQAAEMLDYRTWLSKRGL